From a region of the Mycobacterium sp. SMC-8 genome:
- the asnB gene encoding asparagine synthase (glutamine-hydrolyzing), with protein sequence MCGICGIWTQHGQAPGSGRLDRMLESIVHRGPDGAGRLERPGLALGMRRLAIIDLAGGDQPIFNEDGSVAVVFNGEIYNFRELRAELERYGHRFTTRCDTEVLVHGYEQWGDEVLHHLAGMFAMALWDQNRRRLLVARDRFGKKPLYYSRNGTEVLFGSEIKALLAAGVSADVDDAALQDYLALRYVPSPRTLFRAIRQLPPGHKMVLDADGVAIDRWWRLRFDGKHQTTLTEAADAAENLIRAAVSRRLVSDVPLGCFLSGGLDSSVVLSFMAELSDEPVRTFSIGFDEGWASDELAAARSTAQAFGTHHHETRLGPSEFLELMPTAVWHRDEPLAEPSEIPLLALSQMAHTRVTVVLSGEGGDELFGGYPKYRVDGLLDRAGRPARAVLGERVIHKLADWHRLPRRARMAVTALATAAPGERWPAWFGADRLAGLSPDALRPLESLLSGIDTGLDPLDRMLALDVESYLVDNLLVRGDKMTMAASIEGRMPLLDHELAEFAARLPAHLKASPRHTKIVMREVARRRLPAEVLSRKKIGFAVPVGPWFRGGLGAALERLTAGTQARPYPLVDPERVRRALALHRSGRYDFGKELWSVLTLEVWARIFLDGNDPASLALQC encoded by the coding sequence ATGTGTGGCATCTGCGGTATCTGGACTCAACACGGTCAGGCACCGGGTTCCGGTCGACTCGATCGCATGCTGGAGTCCATAGTCCACCGCGGCCCCGACGGTGCGGGCCGACTCGAACGACCGGGGCTCGCCCTCGGAATGCGCCGCTTGGCGATCATCGACCTCGCGGGGGGTGATCAGCCGATCTTCAACGAGGACGGTTCGGTGGCCGTCGTCTTCAACGGTGAGATCTACAACTTCCGCGAACTGCGCGCCGAACTCGAACGATACGGCCACCGGTTCACCACTCGTTGTGACACCGAGGTTCTCGTCCACGGTTACGAACAATGGGGTGACGAGGTGCTCCACCACCTCGCCGGCATGTTCGCGATGGCGCTCTGGGACCAGAACCGCCGCCGCCTGCTCGTCGCTCGCGATCGATTCGGCAAGAAGCCGCTGTACTACTCCCGCAACGGCACCGAGGTTCTGTTCGGATCCGAGATCAAAGCGCTTCTCGCTGCGGGGGTGTCCGCCGATGTCGACGACGCCGCGCTCCAGGACTATCTGGCGTTGCGTTACGTCCCCAGCCCGCGAACTCTCTTCCGAGCGATCCGTCAACTCCCGCCAGGTCACAAGATGGTTCTCGACGCCGACGGTGTTGCGATCGACCGGTGGTGGCGTCTGCGCTTCGACGGAAAGCACCAGACCACGCTGACAGAGGCCGCGGACGCCGCCGAAAACCTCATTCGGGCCGCGGTGAGCAGGCGCCTCGTCAGCGATGTGCCACTGGGGTGTTTTCTGTCGGGAGGCCTGGACTCGAGCGTCGTGCTGTCGTTCATGGCGGAGCTGTCGGACGAGCCGGTGCGCACCTTTTCCATCGGCTTCGACGAGGGGTGGGCCAGTGACGAGCTGGCGGCTGCCCGCTCGACCGCGCAAGCTTTCGGCACCCACCACCACGAGACCCGTTTGGGCCCTTCCGAGTTCCTCGAACTGATGCCCACCGCCGTCTGGCATCGTGACGAGCCGTTGGCCGAGCCCTCAGAGATCCCGCTGCTCGCACTGTCCCAGATGGCGCACACGCGCGTAACGGTGGTGCTCTCGGGGGAAGGAGGCGACGAGTTGTTCGGCGGCTACCCGAAGTACCGGGTGGACGGGCTTCTGGACCGTGCCGGCCGTCCCGCCCGAGCCGTCCTGGGAGAACGCGTGATACACAAGCTGGCCGACTGGCACCGGCTACCTCGGCGGGCGCGCATGGCCGTCACCGCCCTGGCCACCGCCGCACCAGGCGAACGCTGGCCGGCGTGGTTCGGCGCCGACCGGCTCGCCGGACTGTCGCCTGACGCCCTGCGGCCACTGGAATCGCTGCTGTCCGGCATTGACACCGGCCTGGACCCCCTTGATCGGATGCTCGCGCTGGATGTCGAAAGCTATCTCGTGGACAATCTTTTGGTACGTGGCGACAAGATGACGATGGCAGCATCCATCGAAGGACGGATGCCACTGCTTGACCACGAACTGGCCGAGTTCGCAGCCCGGCTGCCGGCGCACCTCAAGGCCTCCCCGCGCCATACGAAAATAGTGATGCGCGAGGTGGCCCGGCGCCGACTTCCTGCAGAAGTGTTGTCACGCAAGAAGATCGGCTTTGCAGTTCCGGTAGGCCCCTGGTTTCGGGGCGGCCTGGGCGCCGCACTGGAACGGTTGACAGCAGGCACGCAGGCACGGCCCTACCCGCTGGTGGATCCGGAACGTGTACGCCGTGCGCTCGCGCTTCACAGGTCCGGCCGATATGATTTCGGCAAGGAGTTGTGGAGCGTCCTGACGCTAGAGGTGTGGGCAAGGATCTTCCTCGACGGGAACGACCCGGCGAGCCTTGCCCTACAGTGCTGA
- a CDS encoding polysaccharide lyase, whose protein sequence is MAVIAVAMAAGCVSGIALPHGKAQPMFVGDYSTGDFSQWPSVQNRDYNGPGARYVPSYPATVVNDPVKGKAARFEVRSGDWSGFAAGERSDVGSSASDTGGREGQVRWYAFSTMFDPSFPKNHADLGWGVTNGWHPNSSRGSAGFEWSVGTRNGYWSLDVEEQSRPGVYQGSHTVFETPLNVGTWHDVKMQVNWSTDPSRGWIRLWLNGARQTFFDGSDTYFLSTLVPGTTTCYYKEGYYREGAQPTGIVYHTGFRAAGEEGAL, encoded by the coding sequence ATGGCCGTCATCGCCGTCGCCATGGCCGCCGGCTGCGTCAGCGGGATCGCTCTGCCCCACGGGAAAGCGCAGCCGATGTTCGTCGGCGACTACTCGACGGGCGATTTCAGTCAGTGGCCGAGTGTGCAGAACCGGGATTACAACGGCCCGGGCGCCAGATATGTGCCGTCCTATCCGGCCACGGTCGTGAACGATCCGGTGAAGGGCAAAGCCGCTCGTTTCGAGGTCCGATCTGGTGACTGGTCCGGCTTCGCTGCTGGTGAACGCTCCGATGTAGGTTCCAGCGCAAGCGATACCGGCGGCCGGGAAGGGCAGGTGCGCTGGTATGCGTTCTCCACCATGTTCGATCCGAGTTTCCCGAAGAATCACGCTGACCTGGGGTGGGGTGTCACCAATGGGTGGCACCCGAACTCCAGCAGAGGCAGTGCCGGATTCGAATGGAGCGTCGGAACCCGGAACGGCTACTGGTCATTGGATGTCGAAGAGCAGAGCCGGCCCGGCGTCTACCAAGGCAGCCACACCGTCTTCGAGACGCCGTTGAATGTGGGAACCTGGCACGACGTGAAGATGCAGGTGAACTGGTCCACTGATCCATCCCGAGGCTGGATCAGGTTGTGGCTCAACGGTGCTCGTCAAACGTTCTTCGACGGGTCCGACACGTATTTTCTCAGCACACTCGTCCCCGGCACAACCACCTGCTACTACAAGGAGGGCTATTACCGGGAGGGAGCGCAGCCCACCGGCATCGTGTATCACACAGGGTTTCGTGCTGCCGGTGAGGAAGGTGCGCTCTGA
- a CDS encoding oligosaccharide flippase family protein has product MTSQSGPDVVDTEAGPPGPLSGTLRRGAAIASGMLVFTQLVSLAQTLVLARLLSPAEVGYFAAGTVLSGFLVTIAEGGMANALVQRQDRLDDATATVFWSTLLAGVGWAVLALASAPLMARIFGSDIVGLIAAVSSGTIVLHALTYVPDALMQRRFDFRERYVVQPVTVVTFAVTSVILCANGFGVWGLVIGSYCSVVAWLIASWTLAGWRPGMRGRPSIALWRELAGFSLPLVVWNVINQARTLVETAVVGAALNAAALGYYRYGRRLGSLPEIAVIDVGSYVLFPAFSRLAGDVERFRSAFLRALQVLWCLIIPVAFFIVAAGEPLVTVLLGETWRGAGVMLVALAGVGPGVALMAVGMESIKGIGRTRRLHWVTIVSSVLGIGLLFALLPLGLTGVGLALSASSLTAGMLSLLLARPLAAVSFGELAHRLMPPILIAVIPATAVKVLELTLIHSDHRGLVLGSAVLVAEAVGYLALYGIGLALFAPAAWRELSSTVHQFRHRGEDSE; this is encoded by the coding sequence ATGACTAGCCAGTCCGGTCCGGACGTAGTAGACACCGAAGCGGGACCGCCGGGTCCGCTGTCGGGCACGTTGCGGCGCGGCGCAGCCATCGCGTCGGGCATGCTGGTCTTCACCCAACTGGTGTCATTGGCCCAGACGCTGGTGCTGGCCCGGCTGCTTTCCCCAGCCGAGGTCGGCTATTTCGCCGCCGGCACCGTGCTGTCCGGATTTCTGGTCACCATCGCCGAAGGGGGGATGGCGAACGCGCTGGTGCAACGTCAGGACCGGCTCGATGACGCCACCGCAACGGTCTTCTGGTCGACACTGCTCGCCGGTGTCGGATGGGCGGTGCTCGCCCTGGCGAGCGCCCCGCTGATGGCGCGGATCTTCGGCAGCGACATCGTGGGGCTAATCGCGGCGGTGTCGTCCGGAACGATTGTCTTACATGCGTTGACCTACGTGCCCGACGCGCTGATGCAGCGGCGCTTCGATTTCCGGGAACGCTACGTCGTACAGCCGGTCACCGTGGTGACCTTCGCCGTTACCTCGGTAATTCTGTGCGCCAACGGTTTCGGTGTGTGGGGTCTGGTCATCGGCTCGTACTGTTCAGTCGTGGCATGGCTAATCGCGAGCTGGACCCTCGCAGGGTGGCGACCGGGTATGCGCGGGCGACCGTCGATTGCGCTATGGCGTGAACTGGCAGGATTCTCTCTGCCACTGGTGGTTTGGAATGTGATCAACCAAGCCCGCACCCTTGTCGAAACCGCTGTCGTCGGTGCGGCGTTGAATGCCGCCGCGCTGGGCTACTACCGATACGGTCGCCGACTCGGGTCGTTGCCGGAAATCGCGGTGATCGATGTCGGGTCCTACGTGCTGTTCCCGGCGTTCTCCCGGCTGGCCGGTGACGTCGAGCGATTTCGATCCGCGTTCCTGCGCGCCCTGCAGGTGCTCTGGTGCCTTATCATCCCGGTCGCCTTCTTTATCGTCGCTGCCGGTGAGCCGTTGGTCACGGTGCTGCTCGGCGAGACGTGGCGCGGAGCCGGTGTGATGCTGGTCGCGTTGGCCGGGGTCGGACCGGGAGTGGCGTTGATGGCGGTCGGCATGGAGTCGATCAAGGGGATCGGCCGAACTCGCCGCTTGCACTGGGTGACAATCGTCAGCTCCGTGCTGGGTATCGGTCTGTTGTTCGCGCTGCTTCCGCTGGGACTGACGGGGGTCGGGCTCGCTCTGTCGGCGTCGTCGTTGACCGCCGGCATGCTCAGCCTGCTTCTCGCGCGGCCTCTTGCCGCGGTGTCCTTCGGCGAGCTCGCACACCGCCTGATGCCGCCGATCCTGATCGCGGTGATTCCCGCCACGGCGGTCAAGGTGTTGGAGCTGACGCTGATTCATTCGGATCACCGCGGTCTCGTGCTGGGCTCGGCGGTGCTGGTCGCGGAGGCAGTGGGCTATCTCGCGCTCTACGGGATCGGTCTTGCATTGTTCGCGCCGGCCGCATGGCGTGAGTTGTCGTCGACGGTGCATCAATTCCGGCACCGTGGTGAGGATTCCGAGTGA
- a CDS encoding glycosyltransferase family 4 protein has protein sequence MVAERGINRIVVFGADLAELVADYRDGPKVLDLCDSMTLRMSRAFRHAGGLRTGNWVDAVELYRARRTEARLPSAFDDVVTVSEVDTAEIVRLSGVSANVHTVPNGVDEAFLAPMPPPAHRRGVVFWGNLDFEPNMAALEHFFIDVWPMLRRSGVEVKVVGGNAPQWLVRLAHGEPLVHLAGFVPDLRAVVSRYPVMINPMLTGSGIKNKVLEAFGMGIVVVSTARGVEAMPDVVDGEHLVIADGGAFGEAVLDLLDGPARRMRLRANANALLHARYRWSVAAAPWRALFDRHPKGDRNAPRRPGTVMLEASP, from the coding sequence GTGGTGGCCGAACGGGGTATCAACCGGATTGTCGTGTTCGGTGCGGATCTCGCCGAACTGGTGGCGGATTATCGCGATGGTCCCAAGGTGCTCGATCTCTGCGACAGTATGACGCTGAGGATGAGCAGGGCGTTTAGGCATGCGGGAGGATTGCGCACCGGAAACTGGGTCGACGCGGTTGAGCTGTACCGTGCCCGCAGGACTGAGGCGCGGCTGCCCTCCGCGTTCGACGATGTTGTCACCGTCAGTGAGGTCGACACCGCTGAGATCGTTCGGCTCAGTGGTGTCAGCGCGAATGTGCACACCGTTCCCAACGGCGTCGACGAGGCTTTCCTCGCACCTATGCCGCCACCTGCGCACCGGCGCGGCGTCGTGTTCTGGGGCAATCTGGATTTCGAGCCCAATATGGCTGCGCTCGAACACTTCTTCATCGACGTCTGGCCGATGCTCCGGCGCTCCGGGGTCGAAGTGAAGGTGGTGGGCGGCAACGCCCCGCAGTGGTTGGTTCGGCTGGCCCACGGGGAACCCCTGGTCCATCTTGCAGGCTTCGTGCCGGATCTTCGTGCCGTCGTCTCTCGATATCCGGTGATGATCAATCCGATGCTGACGGGAAGCGGAATCAAGAACAAGGTGCTGGAAGCGTTCGGGATGGGCATCGTCGTGGTCTCGACGGCACGCGGGGTCGAGGCGATGCCGGACGTGGTGGACGGTGAGCACCTGGTGATCGCCGACGGCGGCGCGTTCGGCGAGGCGGTGCTCGACCTGCTCGACGGTCCGGCGCGGCGAATGCGACTACGGGCGAACGCGAACGCGTTATTGCATGCACGCTACCGATGGAGCGTCGCGGCGGCACCGTGGCGGGCCTTGTTCGATCGCCACCCCAAAGGCGACCGGAACGCCCCTCGCCGCCCCGGCACCGTGATGTTGGAAGCCTCACCATGA
- a CDS encoding acyl carrier protein produces the protein MGSDKATVDAVIDIIVTTLGIENRADSLDATTPLFNSMPELHSMAVVALAVALEREFDLEIDDEDLTAEVFETVGTLAEFVEAVRDTGRLTWPEVG, from the coding sequence ATGGGAAGCGACAAGGCCACAGTCGACGCGGTCATCGACATCATCGTCACCACACTGGGCATCGAGAACCGTGCTGATTCGCTCGACGCAACCACCCCGCTGTTCAACAGCATGCCCGAATTGCATTCGATGGCGGTGGTCGCCTTGGCCGTCGCGCTGGAGCGGGAGTTCGATCTGGAGATCGACGACGAAGACCTCACCGCCGAGGTGTTCGAGACGGTCGGCACACTGGCCGAGTTCGTCGAGGCGGTCCGCGACACGGGTCGGCTGACCTGGCCGGAAGTGGGGTAG
- a CDS encoding acyl-CoA ligase (AMP-forming), exosortase A system-associated: MRSNVHHLIEQRARSDPGGPALTYLAETVSYGQLWARVQGAAAGMAALGLQREQRVAIYLEKRMETVAAVFGTSAAGGVFVPVNPALRMAQVRHIIDDCDVTVLVTSPERWAMLRHELDHCLSLEHVVLVGTGGLPDDAGRHTLHSWAEFCALTGSETGPECAIDLDIAAVLYTSGSTGRPKGVVLSHRNLIAGAESVAHYLQNSADDVVLAALPLSFDAGFSQLTTAFSVGAHAVLTNYLRPSEVPRLCARHRVTALTCVPPLWIQIAEQIWPPEARVALRYFANTGGRLPKPTLDKLRSLFPQAKPFLMYGLTEAFRSTYLDPTEVDRRPDSIGKAIPDAEILVLRPDGSRCDPGEEGELVHRGPLVALGYWNDPLRSAERFKPVARPGAGWRAEELAVWSGDTVVADEEGFLYFVGRGDDMIKTSGYRVSPTEIEEVAYATQRVRAAVALGVDDENLGQRVILIVTPVDPADFDAAALVADLKQRLPRYMLPSSVVAWEDIPRSPNGKFDRAAIRDDLRL; this comes from the coding sequence ATGAGAAGCAACGTGCACCATCTGATCGAGCAACGCGCCCGCTCGGATCCCGGCGGCCCGGCGCTGACGTACCTCGCCGAGACCGTCAGCTATGGACAGTTGTGGGCGCGCGTCCAGGGTGCTGCGGCAGGCATGGCTGCTCTGGGTCTGCAGCGGGAGCAACGCGTCGCCATCTATCTCGAGAAACGGATGGAGACGGTCGCCGCTGTGTTCGGGACCTCGGCCGCCGGTGGGGTGTTCGTACCGGTGAACCCGGCGCTGAGGATGGCGCAGGTGCGTCACATCATCGACGACTGCGATGTGACCGTTCTGGTGACCTCGCCGGAACGGTGGGCGATGCTTCGTCACGAACTGGACCACTGCCTCTCGCTCGAACATGTCGTGCTGGTCGGGACTGGCGGCCTTCCCGATGACGCCGGCCGGCACACTCTGCACTCGTGGGCTGAATTCTGTGCTCTCACCGGGTCGGAGACCGGACCCGAGTGTGCGATCGATCTGGACATCGCCGCGGTCCTCTACACCTCGGGGAGCACGGGCCGCCCGAAAGGGGTTGTGCTGAGCCACCGCAACTTGATTGCCGGTGCCGAGAGCGTCGCTCACTACCTGCAGAACAGCGCGGACGATGTTGTGCTTGCCGCTCTTCCGTTGAGTTTTGACGCCGGATTCAGCCAACTCACCACCGCGTTTAGCGTCGGTGCGCACGCGGTGCTGACCAATTACCTCAGGCCGTCCGAAGTTCCGCGCCTGTGCGCGCGGCACCGGGTTACAGCGCTGACCTGTGTACCTCCGCTCTGGATCCAGATTGCCGAGCAGATCTGGCCGCCCGAGGCGAGAGTGGCGCTGCGCTACTTCGCCAACACCGGCGGCAGGCTACCCAAGCCGACCTTGGACAAACTGCGCTCACTGTTCCCGCAGGCGAAGCCGTTCCTGATGTACGGCCTGACCGAGGCCTTCCGGTCCACCTATCTCGACCCAACCGAAGTGGACCGGAGGCCGGATTCGATCGGCAAGGCGATTCCGGACGCCGAGATCCTGGTGCTCAGACCCGACGGTTCGCGTTGCGACCCGGGCGAGGAGGGCGAACTGGTGCACCGTGGACCGCTGGTCGCCCTCGGCTACTGGAACGACCCGCTGCGGTCTGCCGAGCGGTTCAAACCGGTCGCCCGGCCAGGGGCGGGCTGGCGCGCAGAGGAATTGGCAGTCTGGTCGGGCGACACCGTGGTCGCCGACGAGGAGGGATTCCTGTACTTCGTCGGCCGCGGTGACGACATGATCAAGACGTCCGGCTACCGCGTCAGTCCTACCGAGATCGAAGAAGTCGCGTACGCGACGCAGAGGGTCCGGGCTGCGGTAGCACTCGGTGTCGACGATGAGAATCTCGGCCAGCGGGTGATTCTCATCGTCACCCCCGTCGACCCCGCGGATTTCGACGCCGCCGCGCTCGTCGCCGACCTCAAGCAGCGACTGCCGCGGTACATGCTGCCGTCGTCGGTCGTGGCGTGGGAGGACATCCCACGCTCGCCCAACGGCAAGTTCGACCGCGCCGCAATCCGGGACGATCTGCGGCTGTGA
- a CDS encoding polysaccharide deacetylase family protein, which produces MKAMLKELAARSLCALGVPILARWRRSHRLAILMFHGVESEPLSPPCDWVIDTATLRRDLDYVRRHFNVLPLEEALGRLRDGTLPGRAAAVTFDDGTRNLLTNAAPVLRELAVPAAVFLATGPMGTSELLWPDRLWSAFAQTNRTEIDLSHLGLGKCPLSTEAERTTVRDSVTQLFKQLPEAERITGVDSVVGALGAQSAAHGGPFQLLSWDEAAALAADGLVTLYPHTVTHPILARCDDDKVGHEITESCRAVENHTGRAPAVFAYPNGCEQDYDDRAKEVLRNNGIRWALTTTNGFVDARSDPLELPRMGFSTDQSFAVFKLKVSGFSLRPGRKRKAPALNSDVGEAASDVTV; this is translated from the coding sequence ATGAAGGCTATGCTGAAGGAACTGGCTGCTCGGTCGCTGTGCGCACTCGGAGTTCCGATCCTGGCACGATGGCGGCGTTCCCACCGTCTGGCGATCCTGATGTTCCACGGTGTTGAGAGCGAGCCGTTGTCTCCACCGTGCGACTGGGTCATCGACACCGCCACACTTCGGCGCGACCTCGACTACGTGCGCAGACACTTCAACGTCCTCCCACTCGAGGAGGCGCTAGGCCGGCTCAGGGACGGAACACTGCCCGGCCGTGCCGCTGCGGTCACCTTCGATGACGGCACCCGAAACCTCCTGACCAATGCCGCACCGGTGCTGCGGGAGCTCGCCGTGCCTGCGGCGGTGTTTCTCGCGACGGGGCCGATGGGCACGAGCGAGCTGTTGTGGCCGGACCGACTGTGGAGTGCCTTCGCGCAGACGAACCGGACCGAGATCGACCTCTCGCACCTAGGTCTCGGGAAATGCCCCCTGTCTACCGAGGCCGAACGGACCACGGTAAGGGACTCGGTCACACAGCTGTTCAAACAGCTTCCCGAGGCCGAGCGGATCACAGGAGTCGATTCCGTCGTCGGTGCGTTGGGCGCACAGTCGGCCGCACACGGCGGACCCTTCCAGCTGCTGTCCTGGGATGAGGCGGCCGCGCTCGCGGCCGACGGGCTGGTCACGCTCTACCCGCATACCGTCACCCATCCGATCCTGGCCCGCTGCGACGACGACAAGGTCGGGCACGAGATCACAGAATCGTGCCGCGCGGTGGAGAACCACACCGGCCGGGCCCCGGCCGTATTCGCCTACCCGAACGGATGCGAGCAGGATTACGACGATCGCGCCAAAGAAGTGCTGCGAAACAACGGGATACGGTGGGCGCTCACCACGACCAACGGTTTCGTCGATGCCCGCAGCGATCCGCTCGAGCTGCCCCGGATGGGATTTTCGACGGACCAGTCTTTCGCGGTGTTCAAGTTGAAAGTCTCCGGCTTCTCATTGCGTCCTGGGCGCAAACGCAAGGCCCCGGCGCTGAATTCGGATGTCGGGGAAGCGGCCAGCGATGTCACTGTCTGA
- a CDS encoding glycosyltransferase family 4 protein, giving the protein MGLKVLMMGPYPLEPGKVSGGIESATSTLVPALAARDDVESVTVLRFHEGDASTGYRREGPKVEVHYLRGQRRWRTVTGCFLDRRKARKLAAQVNPDVVHGQEIGLYGAIAQHCSRDAVITVHGVTLPGHSTDTTDNAGLRGTLRDSMIRSLERRVLRRGKVVISLSQWDTEVLDVPIRGARVSIPNATGPEFFALAPAPPTPPRLLFAGVFTPNKNPLGVVNAFAQVRMSLAEATLALVGPHPDQRYSERVLDRIRALGLDDGVDVVGPVGNEELRRELTRARAVVLFSHQENAPTIVAQAMAAGKPVIASRVGGIPEMVEDGETGFLVDSGDEAMLADRMLKVAVDERLSRTLGRRAHQLALHRYSAETVAAKTIEAYQMAVIQEKR; this is encoded by the coding sequence ATGGGTCTGAAAGTCCTGATGATGGGACCGTATCCCCTCGAGCCCGGAAAGGTCAGCGGTGGAATCGAGTCGGCGACAAGCACACTGGTGCCCGCGCTGGCTGCCCGCGATGACGTCGAAAGTGTCACCGTGCTGCGCTTCCACGAGGGTGATGCGTCAACCGGCTACCGGCGCGAGGGTCCGAAGGTGGAAGTGCATTACCTACGTGGTCAACGCCGATGGCGGACCGTTACAGGATGCTTCCTGGACCGGCGGAAGGCCCGCAAGCTGGCGGCCCAGGTAAACCCAGACGTGGTACACGGACAGGAGATCGGGTTGTACGGCGCCATCGCGCAGCACTGCAGCCGCGACGCGGTGATCACCGTCCACGGGGTCACACTGCCCGGCCACAGTACCGATACCACGGACAACGCCGGTCTGAGAGGCACGCTGCGGGACAGCATGATCCGCAGCCTGGAGCGGCGGGTGCTGCGTCGCGGCAAAGTCGTCATATCGCTCTCGCAGTGGGACACCGAGGTTTTGGATGTGCCGATCAGGGGCGCTCGGGTGAGTATCCCGAATGCGACCGGCCCAGAGTTCTTCGCGCTGGCACCGGCGCCGCCGACGCCTCCGCGACTGCTGTTCGCCGGTGTGTTCACTCCGAACAAGAACCCGCTCGGCGTGGTGAATGCGTTCGCACAGGTGCGGATGTCACTGGCCGAGGCAACGCTGGCACTCGTCGGCCCACACCCCGACCAGCGCTACTCCGAGCGGGTGCTGGACCGAATCAGAGCTCTCGGCCTCGACGACGGCGTGGATGTCGTCGGCCCGGTCGGCAACGAAGAGCTTCGTCGGGAGCTCACCCGAGCCCGCGCTGTCGTGCTGTTCTCGCACCAGGAGAACGCGCCGACGATCGTCGCTCAGGCGATGGCCGCAGGAAAACCCGTCATCGCAAGCCGCGTCGGCGGCATACCGGAGATGGTTGAGGACGGTGAGACCGGTTTCCTCGTGGACTCCGGTGATGAGGCGATGCTTGCTGATCGGATGCTCAAAGTAGCTGTGGACGAACGACTGTCACGGACGCTCGGGCGCCGTGCGCACCAGCTCGCGCTGCACCGGTACTCGGCCGAGACGGTGGCCGCGAAGACCATTGAGGCATATCAGATGGCTGTGATCCAGGAGAAACGATGA
- a CDS encoding nucleotide sugar dehydrogenase: MSVFGLGYVGCVSAVCLAAQGHRVIGVDVNQDKVDALARGNSPVVEERLGDLAAEAVATGNLTVTTDTATAVLHTDLSLVCVGTPSAHGGGLSTEYLEQVTDAIGAALAKKDRWHVVVYRSTMIPGTCEKLLIPRLESVSGKRAGVDFGVCVNPEFLREGTSVRDFFNPPKTVVGETDCRSGKTVLALYDGLPGRQFQVPIKVAEMTKYVDNSFHALKVGFANEIGAICSALTLDSHDVMEIFLADTKLNISTAYLRPGFAFGGSCLPKDVRALTHTARRNDLDVPLLANLLASNESHMRRAVDLVLATGLHRVGIFGLSFKQGTDDLRDSPMLELAERLIGKGFDVKIYDPTVVLSRLTGANKTFISQQLPHIGDLLTDDADAVFEHGELLVVGSRDPKVVDVIDRAGSDRFIVDLVRLPGAELLRRTPHYQGIGW; encoded by the coding sequence GTGAGTGTGTTCGGGCTCGGTTACGTCGGTTGCGTCAGCGCGGTGTGCCTGGCTGCGCAGGGGCATCGGGTGATCGGTGTCGACGTGAACCAGGACAAGGTGGACGCCCTGGCCCGCGGTAATTCACCGGTGGTGGAGGAACGACTGGGTGACCTTGCCGCCGAGGCGGTCGCCACGGGAAACCTGACCGTCACCACCGATACGGCAACCGCCGTCCTGCACACCGACCTGTCACTGGTGTGCGTCGGTACCCCGTCTGCCCATGGTGGCGGACTGTCCACCGAATACCTCGAACAGGTCACCGACGCGATCGGCGCGGCCCTGGCCAAGAAGGACCGTTGGCATGTGGTGGTCTATCGCAGCACCATGATTCCGGGAACTTGCGAGAAGCTTCTCATCCCCCGACTGGAGTCGGTCTCCGGTAAACGGGCTGGAGTGGACTTTGGCGTGTGCGTCAACCCGGAGTTCCTCCGAGAGGGGACCAGCGTGCGGGACTTCTTCAACCCGCCGAAGACCGTTGTCGGCGAGACTGATTGTCGGAGTGGGAAGACCGTGCTAGCACTCTACGACGGCCTTCCGGGCCGGCAGTTCCAAGTGCCGATCAAGGTCGCCGAGATGACCAAATACGTCGACAACAGCTTCCATGCGCTCAAGGTCGGCTTCGCCAACGAGATCGGCGCGATCTGCTCGGCGCTGACCCTGGACTCCCACGACGTCATGGAGATCTTCCTCGCGGACACGAAGCTGAACATCAGCACGGCCTACCTGCGGCCAGGCTTCGCGTTCGGCGGGTCATGCCTGCCCAAAGATGTCCGTGCGCTCACCCACACCGCGCGCCGAAACGATCTCGACGTTCCCCTGCTGGCGAACCTGTTGGCGTCCAACGAGAGCCACATGCGCCGAGCCGTGGACCTTGTTCTGGCCACCGGGTTGCATCGGGTCGGAATCTTCGGACTTTCGTTCAAGCAGGGCACCGACGATCTGCGCGACAGCCCCATGCTGGAACTCGCCGAACGGCTGATCGGCAAGGGGTTCGACGTCAAGATCTACGACCCGACCGTCGTGCTGTCGCGCCTGACCGGTGCCAACAAGACCTTTATCAGTCAGCAGCTTCCCCACATCGGCGACCTGCTGACCGACGACGCCGATGCTGTGTTCGAGCACGGTGAACTGCTGGTCGTCGGATCGCGCGACCCCAAGGTCGTCGATGTCATCGACCGCGCAGGATCCGATCGGTTCATCGTGGATCTGGTGCGATTGCCCGGTGCTGAACTCCTGCGCAGAACACCGCACTATCAGGGAATCGGGTGGTGA